Proteins encoded by one window of Lates calcarifer isolate ASB-BC8 linkage group LG7_1, TLL_Latcal_v3, whole genome shotgun sequence:
- the lamp5 gene encoding lysosome-associated membrane glycoprotein 5, translating to MGRLGFSTTESARLLLLSVCGVLVLSVVLAEQEGENLSGLSNNPDKAIFAVRENGTTCLMVEFAVKFLVPYDVLALNGIDLITEQASFTLPRGAEIEGKCGTTESEIHITWKNNAYTLRIYFSKEFRDKGIEVWKISKVQFVYDTSETSHFINAYNRDWKHTASTHRLSALVTPAGRSYVCTAQQTLTLISSDHQKGITVSMYDIQIQPFDIASDFMFSEPYKCITDQRERLEETLPLILGLILGLIIVITVTVYHFHLKLTANQPQLPRDRSMYKNM from the exons ATGGGACGACTCGGTTTCAGCACCACGGAGAGCGCCAGActtctgctgctcagtgtgtgtg GTGTGCTGgtgctgtccgtggtgctggCGGAGCAGGAGGGGGAGAACCTGTCTGGTCTCTCCAACAACCCGGACAAAGCCATCTTCGCGGTCCGGGAGAATGGCACGACATGCCTGATGGTGGAGTTCGCCGTGAAATTCCTCGTGCCATATGACGTGCTCGCGCTCAACGGGATAGAC CTAATCACCGAGCAGGCGTCATTCACTCTGCCCCGTGGTGCAGAAATCGAGGGGAAATGTGGGACCACGGAGTCAGAGATCCACATAACCTGGAAGAACAACGCCTACACTCTCCGCATCTACTTCTCCAAG GAGTTCCGTGACAAGGGCATTGAGGTGTGGAAGATTAGCAAGGTCCAGTTCGTCTACGACACCTCGGAGACATCGCATTTCATCAACGCATACAACCGTGA CTGGAAACACACAGCCAGCACCCACCGCCTGTCGGCCCTGGTGACCCCCGCCGGGCGCTCCTATGTgtgcacagcacagcagaccCTCACCCTCATCTCTAGTGACCACCAGAAAGGCATCACTGTCTCCATGTACGACATCCAGATCCAGCCCTTCGACATCGCCTCTGACTTCATGTTCAGTGAAC CCTACAAGTGTATCACCGACCAGCGGGAGCGCCTGGAGGAGACCCTCCCCCTCATCCTGGGCCTCATTTTGGGCCTCATAATCgtcatcacagtcacagtctaCCACTTCCACCTGAAGCTGACAGCCAACCAGCCCCAGCTCCCCAGAGATCGCTCCATGTACAAGAACATGTAG